A DNA window from Ipomoea triloba cultivar NCNSP0323 chromosome 10, ASM357664v1 contains the following coding sequences:
- the LOC116031500 gene encoding probable CCR4-associated factor 1 homolog 6, with the protein MSLLSKDDSIHIREVWDDNLEEEFALIREIVDSYPYIAMDTEFPGVVLRPVGNFKSSYDYHYQTLKDNVDMLRLIQLGLTFFDEKGNLPKCGTDKYCIWQFNFREFNPNEDVFAIDSIELLRQSGINFEKNIDKGISAKRFGELLMSSGIVLNDNVHWVTFHSGYDFGYLLKVLTCHSLPDTQVGFFTLINLYFPVLYDIKYLMKFCNSLHGGLNKLAELLEVERVGICHQAGSDSLLTACTFRKLKENFFSGSLEKYTGVLYGLQF; encoded by the coding sequence ATGTCTCTTTTGTCCAAAGACGATTCCATTCATATTCGAGAAGTTTGGGATGATAATCTTGAAGAAGAGTTTGCTCTCATCCGTGAAATAGTTGATAGTTATCCATACATAGCCATGGACACAGAGTTTCCGGGCGTTGTGCTCCGGCCTGTGGGAAATTTCAAGAGCAGCTATGATTACCATTATCAGACCCTAAAGGACAATGTGGACATGTTGAGGCTGATTCAGCTAGGGCTCACTTTCTTTGATGAGAAGGGGAACTTGCCAAAGTGTGGAACTGATAAGTACTGCATTTGGCAATTCAATTTCCGGGAATTCAATCCCAACGAGGATGTTTTTGCCATTGATTCAATCGAGTTGTTGCGCCAGAGTGGCATCAATTTTGAAAAGAACATCGACAAAGGTATTAGTGCTAAACGCTTTGGGGAGCTCCTAATGTCTTCAGGGATTGTGCTGAATGATAACGTGCACTGGGTTACCTTTCACAGTGGATATGATTTCGGGTACTTGCTCAAGGTCTTAACATGCCACTCATTGCCAGATACGCAGGTCGGGTTCTTTACCTTGATCAACCTTTACTTCCCAGTTCTTTATGATATTAAGTATTTGATGAAGTTCTGCAATAGTCTTCATGGTGGGTTGAACAAGCTTGCAGAGTTGCTGGAGGTTGAGAGAGTTGGTATCTGCCACCAGGCCGGTTCAGATAGCCTTCTCACAGCTTGTACCTTCAGAAAGTTGAAAGAGAACTTCTTTAGTGGCTCGTTAGAGAAGTATACTGGTGTCTTGTACGGTCTACAGTTTTAG
- the LOC116031642 gene encoding uncharacterized protein At2g39795, mitochondrial-like, translating into MAPHLILRPLRGTAQRLLQQLSSAISTPTRNYISEMRKEAFEGKMLKLLRNEVEYEIERSPISKSVPEFESFTIDKRAGEQWIRLNKKFGEKEEIKIDVTMFDRSVPVKKSGGSSKEDEVYLHLTMIVDIFKGEGNDVLEFVCTAWPDSIEIHKVVMRGHGPIAAQHYTGPRFKELDDKLQDELYDFLETRGIDDDLAVFLHQYMKNKDKIEYVRWIAKITSILERK; encoded by the exons ATGGCGCCTCACTTAATTCTCAGACCATTGCGAGGAACGGCCCAGAGACTTCTACAGCAACTTAGTTCAGCAATCTCAACACCCACCAGAAATTACATATCGGAAATGCGTAAGGAAGCTTTTGAAGGCAAAATGCTCAAACTACTCCGAAATGAGGTTGAATATGAAATCGAACGCTCCCCTATCTCTAAG TCTGTCCCTGAATTTGAATCATTTACGATTGATAAAAGGGCAGGAGAGCAATGGATTAGACTGAATAAGAAATTTGGAGAGAAAGaagagatcaaaattgatgtaACCATGTTCGATCGATCCGTTCCTGTAAAAAAGAGTGGCGGTTCTTCTAAAGAAGATGAAGTGTATCTTCATCTTACAATGATTGTTGATATCTTTAAGGGAGAAGGCAATGATGTGCTGGAGTTTGTTTGCACAGCATGGCCAGACAGCATTGAGATTCACAAAGTTGTAATGCGCGGGCATGGTCCAATTGCAGCTCAGCATTATACAGGGCCTCGTTTTAA GGAACTGGATGATAAACTGCAGGATGAGCTTTATGATTTCCTAGAGACTCGGGGAATCGACGATGACCTTGCTGTATTCTTGCACCAATACATGAAGAACAAAGATAAAATTGAATATGTCCGTTGGATAGCAAAGATCACTTCTATCTTAGAGAGGAAATAG
- the LOC116032796 gene encoding uncharacterized protein LOC116032796 → MGMMLAGKTILARISGKFRPVLTRSFCSSNKPPANNNSKEVLDPSSSSSSSSLTRYDAYKELENLNFMSAAKILFTEPPEKKKFGLDFHLVQLFFACLPSLAVYLVAQYARYEIRRMEAEVEVKKQAEEEAKAKEMEEMAEVEKEEASEPQLSELKTRLDKLEEAVNEIVVESRKESPDAIGKGPKIGSQDKQPISGESNTSKSPQAGNSDAKDYPNTKTSRERTVGPSQGKTDASS, encoded by the exons ATGGGAATGATGCTCGCCGGTAAAACCATTTTGGCGCGAATCTCAGGGAAATTCCGACCCGTCCTAACACGATCCTTTTGCAGCAGCAACAAGCCGCCCGCCAACAACAACAGCAAAGAAGTATTAgatccttcttcttcttcttcttcttcttcgttgaCTCGATATGATGCGTACAAGGAGCTGGAAAACCTTAATTTCATGTCGGCCGCTAAAATCCTCTTCACAGAGCCTCCCGAGAAGAAGAAATTCGG GCTGGATTTCCATCTGGTACAACTCTTCTTTGCCTGCCTGCCTTCACTGG CTGTATATTTGGTGGCTCAATATGCTCGCTATGAGATCAGAAGAATGGAAGCG gaagtggaagtgaaaaaGCAAGCCGAAGAAGAAGCAAAAGCGaaagaaatggaagaaatggccgaggtagaaaaagaagaagcatcTGAACCACAGCTCTCAGAGTTGAAAACGAGATTGGATAAGTTGGAGGAGGCAGTAAATGAAATAGTGGTCGAATCAAGAAAAGAGTCACCTGATGCAATTGGAAAAGGCCCAAAGATTGGTAGTCAGGATAAACAGCCAATATCTGGAGAAAGCAACACAAGTAAGAGCCCACAAGCAGGCAATTCTGATGCGAAAGACTATCCAAACACGAAGACTTCTCGGGAAAGAACAGTAGGTCCTAGTCAAGGAAAGACTGATGCATCATCATAG
- the LOC116031506 gene encoding DCN1-like protein 4, which produces MPRASSAVDLFRSASGKAASKELERIDQVFYTYANNLSGVIDPEGIESLCSDLEVDHTDVRILMLAWKMQAEKQGYFTLEEWRKALKALRADTIQKIKKALPELEKEVRRPSNFVDFYAYSFRYCLTEEKQKSIDIESICVLLDLVLGPYFCPQVGAFVQYLQTQSEYKVINMDQWMGFYRFCNEISFPDFSNYDPELAWPLVLDNFVDWVRANQG; this is translated from the exons CTTCAGGTAAAGCAGCAAGTAAAGAGTTAGAACGAATTGATCAGGTCTTTTATACCTATGCTAATAATTTGTCTGGTGTAATTGA CCCTGAAGGTATTGAGTCTCTCTGTTCAGATTTGGAAGTGGACCACACTGATGTTCGAATCCTAATGCTTGCTTG GAAAATGCAAGCTGAAAAGCAAGGATATTTTACTCTG gAGGAATGGCGAAAAGCACTTAAAGCACTAAGAGCTGAcacaatacaaaaaataaagaaagcactTCCAGAACTTGAGAAGGAG GTCAGAAGACCATCAAACTTTGTGGACTTTTATGCCTACTCGTTTCGATATTGCTTAACTG AGGAGAAGCAGAAGAGCATAGACATCGAGAGCATCTGTGTGTTGCTCGATCTTGTTTTGGGGCCCTATTTTTGCCCCCAAGTTGGTGCATTTGTCCAGTACTTACAG ACACAGAGCGAGTATAAGGTCATAAACATGGATCAGTGGATGGGATTTTATAGATTTTGCAATGAG ATAAGTTTCCCAGATTTTAGCAATTACGATCCAGAGCTTGCTTGGCCATTGGTCCTAGACAACTTTGTGGACTGGGTGAGAGCAAATCAGGGCTAG